In Chlorobiota bacterium, the sequence GCATGAAGACATCGGTGTCGTAGTTGCTCGATTTCCCCTGGACCAGCGCGCAGATCCGCTCGAACCCCATTCCGGTGTCAACGTGCTTGGCCGGAAGTTCTTCCAAGCTGCCATCGGCTTTGCGGTTGTATTGGATGAACACCAGGTTCCAGAACTCAATCACATCTTGCGATCCGGCATTCACCAGCGGGCCGCCGCTGCCGTCGGGGGTGCGGTCGAAGTGGATCTCTGAGCAAGGGCCGCAGGGGCCGGTCTCCCCCATCTCCCAGAAATTATCTTTTGCCCCACACCAGTGGATATGCTCGGGAAGGATGTCCGTTTCGTTCCGCCAGATGTCGTAGGCTTCTTGGTCCTGCTCGCTTCCGTCATCGGCGCGATAAACCGTGACGTGGATCCGATCCTTCGGCAATCCCCAGACGCTGGTGACAAGCTCCCACGCCCACGTAATCGCCTCTCGCTTGTAGTAGTCCCCGAACGACCAGTTCCCCAGCATCTCAAAAAAGGTGTGGTGGTAGGTGTCGTGGCCAACCTCCTCAAGGTCGTTGTGTTTCCCGCTGACGCGCACACACTTTTGGGTGTCGGCAGCGCGGGCATAATCGCGGGTTCCGGTTCCAAGAAAGACATCCTTGAACTGGTTCATCCCGGCGTTGGTGAACAACAGCGTTGGGTCCCCATGGGGAACAACCGGAGCCGAAGGGACGATTGTATGGCCGCGCTGGCGGAAGAATTCAAGAAACGATTGCCGAAGCTCGCGTGAAGTCATGGAAGTGGGCATTGGCCGTTGGTCAGTACGTCAGTTTGTGTGGGTCGCCCTTGCTGTGCGCAAAGGCATCTGCTGAGTTTTGTTGCCTGCTGGTCTTCCGTTCCCCTCTCTCTCACAGCATCCAAAACTCATCATGCCGTCATCTCTATTTTCCGTCATCGCCTTTGAACAAGGGGTAATCGGCTTCAACATCACCCCGTTTAATATCCATCAGGCGGCGTTTCAGCAGTGCGCGGCGGATTGGTTTCAGGTGGTCGAAAAAGTAGATGCCGTTCAAGTGGTCAACCTCGTGCTGTATCACACGGGCAAGGATTCGGTCGGTTTCCAGAATGTGTTCGTGCATGTCAACATCGTAAAACCGCACCTGGATCATGGCCGGGCGGATCACATCGGCGCGAAGGTCGGGAAGGCTAAGGCAGCCTTCTTCCATCGGGATTTCTTCGTCGGAGAACGCCTCGATCACGGGGTTAATCAGCACCAGCGGCTGTTGCTGCTCGAATCCTTCGTAGGAGCTAACATCAATCACCGTCATCGCCAAATTTTTCCCGACCTGGTTTGCCGCCAAGCCAATCCCATCGGCGTTGTCCATGGTGGCCAGCATATCCTGGGCAAGCTGTGCTATCTCGGCATTGATTTCTTCAACGGCCTTCAGCTTTTTCCGCAGAATCGGATGATCGAAGGTGTAGATGGGAAGAATGTGGTCCATAAACAAAGGCTGTGTTGATTGGAACTTTGTTGATGATTGAAAGAAGCGGAACGTTGCGATTGCTGGAACCGACGGAGCATCGGAACCGAATGGGCTAAAAACAACAATGCCGACCTTGTGTGAAGGTCGGCATCGTGTAGCGAAGCGGGACGGACGAGACTTGAACTCGCGACCTCCTGCGTGACAGGCAGGCATTCTAACCAACTGAACTACCGCCCCAAAACGTGTTTCCTTTTTTCGTGGACCTGAGCGGGATCGAACCGCTGACCTCTTGA encodes:
- the def gene encoding peptide deformylase gives rise to the protein MDHILPIYTFDHPILRKKLKAVEEINAEIAQLAQDMLATMDNADGIGLAANQVGKNLAMTVIDVSSYEGFEQQQPLVLINPVIEAFSDEEIPMEEGCLSLPDLRADVIRPAMIQVRFYDVDMHEHILETDRILARVIQHEVDHLNGIYFFDHLKPIRRALLKRRLMDIKRGDVEADYPLFKGDDGK